In one Candidatus Hepatincola sp. Av genomic region, the following are encoded:
- a CDS encoding DNA polymerase III, gamma/tau subunit, which translates to MPITTYINLARKYRPQTVQDLIGQEALVTTLQNAFSLNRIAHAFMLTGVRGVGKTTTARIIAKALNCIGKDGKGDITLNPCGVCENCVSITEDRHMDIIEMDAASRTGVDDVRGIIENAKYNPVSARYKVFIIDEVHMLSKNAFNALLKTLEEPPPRLKFIFATTEIRKVPITVLSRCQRFDLQRITIDALANNLANICKQENINYNDAGLFLLAKAANGSARDSLSLLDQAIVYADVINAENVANMLGQGSIEEIYNLFAAILQNKENNSFNLLEQQYNKGIELSLLFEDLLEICHNVTMCKVLGKAPVSLSEFEAESSNKIATQTSLPVLIKTWQVLLKGLEELQKAIIPINTARMVMAKLSLVNSLGDVDKIINFINQNPELQNNPTTVTIPDASGTKVGASGANTLSSYQNKHFYDKPNDVDDANAVTSSSNHHTNHTNTKTSTSNTDTNKLSARDEIFLKKEYDTPIAKVSPTAIPPVVETTHNLASSNSNNLFEEVAKVETPPVEVASAVNNNLTAMEVKGTPNNMGLESELTSKTNNTVREVKVGSNQEVSPSSNSQSMSETELTKTVTSIFPNAKKVS; encoded by the coding sequence ATGCCTATCACTACTTACATCAATCTTGCTAGAAAATACCGCCCTCAAACCGTGCAAGACCTCATTGGGCAAGAGGCCTTAGTTACAACACTACAAAATGCTTTTAGTTTAAACCGTATTGCCCATGCTTTTATGCTAACAGGTGTAAGAGGTGTAGGTAAAACTACTACGGCCAGAATTATTGCTAAGGCCTTAAACTGTATTGGTAAAGATGGTAAAGGTGATATTACTTTAAATCCTTGTGGCGTTTGCGAAAATTGTGTATCAATTACCGAAGATCGGCATATGGATATTATTGAAATGGACGCAGCTTCCAGAACAGGAGTTGATGATGTACGAGGCATTATTGAAAATGCAAAATATAATCCTGTTTCGGCTAGGTATAAGGTTTTTATTATAGATGAAGTTCATATGCTTTCAAAAAATGCTTTTAATGCTTTATTAAAAACTTTAGAAGAACCGCCACCTCGTTTAAAATTCATTTTTGCTACTACAGAAATTCGTAAAGTTCCTATTACCGTACTTTCCCGTTGCCAAAGGTTTGATTTACAACGAATTACCATTGATGCGTTAGCTAATAACTTAGCTAATATCTGTAAGCAAGAAAATATCAACTACAATGATGCTGGGCTTTTTTTATTAGCAAAAGCGGCTAATGGTTCAGCTAGAGATAGCCTTTCTTTATTAGACCAAGCCATTGTTTATGCAGATGTAATAAATGCTGAAAATGTAGCTAACATGTTAGGGCAAGGTTCTATTGAAGAAATATATAATCTGTTTGCAGCTATTTTACAAAATAAAGAAAATAACAGCTTTAATTTGTTAGAACAACAGTATAACAAGGGGATTGAATTATCTTTATTATTTGAAGATTTACTAGAAATTTGCCATAATGTAACCATGTGTAAGGTTTTAGGTAAGGCTCCTGTTAGTTTATCGGAATTTGAGGCTGAAAGCTCTAATAAAATTGCTACCCAAACATCGCTACCAGTGTTAATAAAAACTTGGCAAGTATTACTAAAAGGTTTAGAAGAATTACAAAAAGCTATTATTCCTATTAATACTGCTCGTATGGTAATGGCAAAACTCTCTTTAGTAAATTCCTTAGGTGATGTTGATAAAATTATTAACTTTATTAACCAAAATCCTGAACTGCAAAATAATCCTACTACTGTTACCATTCCAGATGCTAGTGGTACTAAGGTTGGTGCTAGTGGTGCTAATACTTTATCTAGCTATCAGAATAAACATTTTTATGATAAGCCTAATGATGTAGATGATGCTAATGCTGTTACCAGTAGCTCTAACCACCATACTAATCACACCAATACTAAAACCTCAACTTCTAATACAGATACTAATAAGCTAAGTGCCCGAGATGAAATCTTTCTAAAAAAAGAGTATGATACCCCTATAGCCAAAGTTAGCCCAACCGCAATACCACCTGTAGTTGAAACTACCCATAACTTAGCAAGTAGCAATAGTAACAACCTTTTTGAGGAAGTAGCTAAAGTAGAGACTCCACCAGTTGAAGTAGCAAGTGCAGTGAATAATAACCTTACGGCAATGGAAGTTAAAGGAACACCTAATAACATGGGTTTAGAAAGCGAGTTAACTAGCAAAACTAATAACACGGTTAGGGAAGTTAAGGTGGGTTCTAACCAAGAAGTATCCCCTAGCTCTAATTCACAATCTATGAGTGAAACTGAACTTACTAAAACAGTAACATCTATTTTCCCTAATGCTAAGAAAGTAAGCTAA